TAGAGGCCCTGGAGCAGGCTGGAAGGGTACATCCAAATGAAAAGTTCAGGGGTCTGCTTCTTGGATATACAAGTGAATGGAGGAGCGGCGGGGATACAGTGCATTACCTTGACGCAAAGTCAAAGGAACTTCTAAACGATATGCGTTTCAGATGGCAGCGCTACACGGCAATGGTTTCTGACATAGGCGAAGTCATGGTCAGCCTGTTCTTCATAATGCCAGTGCTCATACTTACAACGGCATTCGTGTTTCCTTTACAGACCACGGTCATTACAGGAGCGGTTGTGGCTGTGTTGATTCCCCTGCTTACCGCAGTCGTTTTTATGATGATAAGCAACATGCAGCCAAAGACCTACGATCTAATAGAAGGCAAAACTACTTTCAGTGTAGTAGCAGCGATAGCAAGTTTTGCAGTAGCCTACTTTTTGTCTCATTCCACAGTCTGGATAGCGCTTGCAACATCCATCATATCCACAGGCGTGTTTTACGGCGCTTGGGTCATCGCGCAAAGAAGGGAAATAACGCAGGTCGAAAAGGCGCTGCCTCAATTCCTGAGGGATATTACAGAGTACAAAAAGATGGGCTACGACATAAACAGGTCTGTCTTCAAAATTGCCGAAGAAAATTTGTACAACGCAACCTTTGACGCACTGCTCAAAAACACGGCAAAGCAGATGCGGATGGGCCTGAGGCTGAGCGACACAGAAATCAAGGTGAGGAGCTGGCTTGGCAGGCTGACCTTCTTCCTTCTGGGCGAAATTGTCAATAGTGGAGGCGGTACGGCATCTGCACTTGAGACACTGACAAACTTTGTGAGCAATGTGAATCAGATAAAGAAAGAAGCCAAGAGTACGATGCACCTGTACGAAGTTCTCACCTACCTTACACCGATTGGTCTGGCATTTACCGTCGCGCTTATGGCAAGTTTGATGACTGCATTCAGCTCGACTGTGGCATCAGCTTCGGAAGTCGGAATCTTGAAGCAGATATCGTCAGTCCCAGACGAATTGATCCAGACAACAAACATGATGATTGTGGCGGCATCTGCAAGCATGGCGTTTGTAGCAGGAAAGGCAATCGACCTGACTTCAAAAAACACCCTCAGAATAGCCGTGACCGTTGCTGTTGCAGCGATATCGATTTCCTTGTCAACAGAGTTTGTTTCAGGCATAATACGAATGGTGACAGGATAGGCTGCACAGGATGAAGTTGCGTAGATTACGACCTTTTCTTTTCATTTGGAATGAATAGTCGCCTAATTCCCGAATCCGCAATAATTCTGCCTTTTAAGAACACAGGCTGGCTTTCTGATGAATACTAGTGTTGTTGGATCCAGCGCAGGCAATCCTCGCATTCCTGATGGTCGTCACTGCTGCCAGTGGCATCGTTGTTGACAGCAATAGTACCGACAGTACTTCACAATCTGACTCCTCGCCACCAGTGCCGATAGCACCGGACCCTGTGTCGATTATGGCAGATGCCTTCGGACAGATGTTTGGTCTGACAGTAAAGGCGTTCACAGACGGCCTGGCAGGAGCTTTTGGCTGGATCCTTGACAGCGTCGGTGGCGAACAGGGCGTCTATTATTTTCTTGTGAAACTGCCGGTGGCCGACCCATCAGTTAACAACGGCGGCGTCGAGGCTGCGATACTTGAAGTATATCCTTTGATTCAGAATGTTGCCCTTGTTTTCTTTGTGTTTGTGCTTTTGATGGCGGGCCTGAGCTATGCTGTCGAGAACTTTGGAATATTGAAAGAAGGGACCGCATCGCATATCCTTTCCAGCAGCCTGTTTACGCTTGTTGTACTTTTCCTGATTCTCCCAATCTACAATACAACTGCCACAATGTTCAACGTGATAACCGATCCATCTTCTGGGATGATACTGAAGAATGGGGAGATAACAGGGCTTTTGAAGGCAGCAATCAGCCCGGAGTTTGTCAACGTTCCTCAGGGCATCGTGCAGACCATACTGTCTGTGTTTGTGTTCATACTGGTTCTTGTTGAGCTGCTTGCCATCGCGATTCTTGGAACTCTCAGGATATTCTTTGTAGGAGCCATCCTGGTCATGATGCCCTTGATTCTGATTTTGAGGTTGATTCCTCTTACCAAAGGCGTAGCAGATTCGCTGATAGAGATGGAGATAGGGCTGATACTCGCCAGTCTTATAGCGGCGATATTTCTGAAGTTCGGCTATGAAGTTGCAACAGAATGGGGTGGCCTGCTATCTATCCTTGCAGCATTTGGAACTCTGGTCGCAACTGCTCTGATGCCGACTGTACTTGCTCCCAAAGTTGGCAGCGTGTTTTCAAGCACTGTCAGCATGGTCACGACGGCTGGAACAGGGGCTGCCGTCATCGGTGCAATGACTGGAGGTGGGGCGCTGGCTGCCGGTGCATCGATTATGCAGACTGCAGGTGGCTTTGGCAAGGTGTTTGGTGCATCTACGAAGTTTGCAGGCGGAAGCCCGTTATCAGACATCGGCAACAGGGTTGTAGGATTCACAGACGGTCTGAGGATAATGGCACCGGCTATGACGCTTGGTGGAGCAAAAGGCTACGGTAAAGGTCTGCTGGAAGCCACCAAAGGCATTCGAATAGGTCCAAATGCATTGCCGGACAGAATCCAGGTTTCAAGACAGTCAATGCAAGGTCTCGATTCTATCAGAAACAGTGCACCTTACAAAACAGCATTGCTGCGTATGCAAGGGACAATATCAGATTTGGCGTTCAAACCTGCAGATGGAGAGAGCGCAAAACATGGGTGGCAGTACATCCAGTCAATCTCTGACATGGATGATTCCAGAATAGCAGAAAGGCTTGTAAGAGTACTAGGACAACCTTCTCTTGCCAACAGACCAACTGAAACTGCGAAGACATTCCGCGACACTGTGATTGCGTTGAAGGCCCATCCACAACTGGCGAGCAGAGTGGCATTGCACTTGAAAAGTTTTGAGGAACAAGGTTCTCCTACAAAAGAAAATGTTGCAAAGTTAATTGATTCCAGAAGTTCATTTCAGAGGCAATTGAATCATGAAGTTACGAAATTACATCTAAAGAAACGTGCCAGTGAAAGCAACATGCGCATAAAAATGCAGGATTCTTATTCTGAACTGTTTACAGCCTTGTTTGGAGAAGCAAAGAAAGAGTGAGGGTCGGCTAGCAAGCCGTTATCTTTCCGGCCACGTATCAGCAGCAATACTCTTGAACGGAACGACTCCTCCGCCATAGAGCTCTTTGTCTATCAACTTCATCTCTTCCTTGATTTCTCCACATCTTTGTTTATTCTTGGATTTCTTGGCCTCGTAATATTCTGAGTGTAATCTATCCAATCTTTCGTCTAACACTACAGATTCTTTTTTCAATGCAAGCCACTCCTCCTTTGTCATACTATCAAGTCTTTCAGTACCTTGCCAGATGTGTTCTTCAGGGAATTTCCTCCAGCCTTCGACCTTTTTCCACGAAAGTGTTTTTGCATTTACATCTACAACTACGTCATTTACGTTCTGTCTGTCGTCCTGTGAGGATTCTATTCCATTTGCTCTGCCTTCAGTTGTCGATTTCGAATAGGCCAATTCTACTCCAGACGATATAGAGACATTGGATGTGTTTCGAAAATCTGCAATCCAGTCTTCACAGTTGCCTCCCTCTCTCATCTTGTACCTGTCCGTGAATATCTTGGTGCCGTCATCGTCCATATATGATACAGTGAATTCATGTTTCTTGACTGGAACTACAGACTGGATGGTGTACAGCACAATAAGCCTTGGCACAACGCCGTTCTCTGTTTCAAACATCAGTCTTGTGTTTGTAAGATATAGCGTCCCATTGCCATATTTCCTTCCGTCATCACCAGACAGTTCGACCCTATCCTCTCTTACGAGTTTCTCGGTATCTTTCAATATTATCATATTGGGATCACCATGGTTTACTGCTACCTCCTTGCACCCACTCTTTCGATCTGGACGTTATCGATACCATCGAACTCCGGGTCTGCACCGGTAACTAGCTTTGACCTTAAAGTTTTTGCTGTTGCAGCTGCAAAAGCATCGGCCAAGGACAGCGAATGGTTTGCTTTCAACATGGCCGCTTCTTTCCATAATGCGTTATCTTTTACAGAAACTATCTTGACACCAAAGCTCCTGACGTTTCTTTCCTTCTCCTCCGCCACTTTCTTGCTCTTTCTGCCAAGGATATAGTATAGTTCTGCCAGGTTAACGACATTCATGTATCCCTTTATCTTCCTGTCAAGAACCTGCTTGAGCAGGCCTGCAACATGTTCTGAGCCTTCCTCGCCCATGTAGAGGATAAGCAGGGCCTGAGTATCAAGTACTATGTTACTGCTCACTGCTTGATTTGCCGCCTCTTCTTAACAACTTCTTTTCTCTTTTAGCTTCCTCTGACCGGGCCTCCTCGATTAGCTCCTTGGACGTCTTGCCCTTGAAGAGCTCCTTGAGAGAACCTTTCTCCATCAGAGGGTCCGGAACCGGCTTCAGAAGCACACCTTCCTCCGTGTCCACGGCAAGGGCCTTTTTCCCTATCTTGTGCTTGTCTCTTAACTCCTTTGGTATTGTAGCCTGACCCTTCTTCGTTACTGTAACTACAGTCTCTACCATTACCAGTAATATAATAGTTCATGTAATACATAAAGATTGTGTATTACTAATGCAATCCCTTCATCGTGATAAACGACGCAACCTTTTTCGTATCCAAACAAGTCAATGCTATCCCAAATGAAGGGTGTTTACGTCCTCCTGATGCATATTGGCAGGCCTGCTATCGCAAGAACCGGTTCCCTCGGTAGACTGCACTTTGAGAAAGGAGTCTACGCTTATGTCGGTTCAGCCCTCAATGGTCTAGAGCCAAGGATATCCAGACACCTGTCAAAAAGGAAGGAGAACATGCACTGGCACATAGACTATCTTATAGGCTCTCCTTACGCGTCCACAGAATATGTGGTAATGGGAGACAAACAAGAGAGTCGAATGTAAAGTCAGCAAAGTGATTGCGTCTAAGCCATTCTCTAGCGAAGTACCTGCTTTTGGTTCAAGCGACTGTAGCTGCGACTCCATCTCTATAGACTTGATTCATCGATCGACGAGTCGCTACAAGATATGAAAAAGATATTTTCTTCGCGGGAATTAACTCCTATTGTGTTGCACGTCTGATTAGATTCCTGTGTTTTAAGTCCTCGCAGTTTATGCTGCTGTATACATGCCTGAAGTGATAAGGTCGCTATGGTTTGAAGAGATAGGCTTCATTCATGAAAAGTTCTTTGACACGCCCATGGGAAAATTGACGGTAAGGCAGGTTGTCATAGTCTTTGTCTTTGGCATCTCTGCGTGGGCGGCATTTAACAGTGTAGGTGATGACATGCTAAAGGTTGCCATAACCAGCCTTCTTGTAATACTTGGCCTTGCATTTGCATTCCAGAGAATAAAGACCTTGACGCCGGAGCAGTCCATGATGTTTGCGCTATTTGCCAAAAGAATCGATGTTGGATCTGCAAGGAAGGAGAGCGCGGTACCGCCTTTTTCCACGCCGTCTGCGAGCGCAGGACAAGGTGGTACAGAAACCTTTGACATTTCTGTGCTGGATGCCGGCGATGACACCCACGATACTCAGATACAGAAGCTGGTGGTCCTTGTTAGAGATCCCACGACCGGTAGCCCTTTGCCCAACAAGGGATGCGAGATACTGGTTGACGGTAAGAGTGCGGGAAAAAGATTAACAGACGAGGAGGGATTTCTCACCATCCCTTTTGTACCCGAGAAGCCGGGCATTAACACGATTGAAGTAAAACCAGAAGGGTATGCGGCAATTGTAAAGAGCATAACAGTCGACGTGCAGTTGCCGCAGCCGCGACAAGGTGGGCGGTTGCATGCTGCCAAGACCGGGCAGGGGATACAGAATTGAACAATCCCGCCGGCTTTCTGACAGAATTATCGTGCAAAGACCGTTTCAAGTACATCTATGAAGTGCAGCCACTGAACTTTGTAATGCTGCCCAATTCGAAGCAGCAGGAACTTGTCGAGAGGTTCAGGCAGTTTCTCAATTCATTGAACAGCCGAATCCGACTTGTAGCCAAGAAGAGCAGCAAGGCAATTCCTATTGGCGACGGCTCATACCAAATGCAGTTCTACCGGTATTTTGTTGAAAGTGAGGAAAACATCGATGACAGGCTGTCAGGTTTCAGCCTGCTGTACAACAGAATTTCAGAAATTCCATCATATACAGTCGTGAGAAAGATGAGCGACAGGATAATACTCCCTGAAGGAAAGATGATCAGGACATTTACCCTGTACAAGCTGTCGAGCACTCTGGTCGAGGGTTTTGTTAGCGAGACGTACGGCATTGCCGACGAGGTTTCGATAGTAATTGTCCCAGTAATTCAGGAGCAGGCTACAGCAAAGATGAACAAATACACGAAGTTCCTCAGCGGAATGATCCTTGCAGACCAGCAAAAGCGCAGAACATCACCTTACGAACTTGTCCAGAGGCATACGATGGCGCAGCAGACTCTGGAGCTCTTGACAAACGGCCAGACAAGATTGTTCAAGATAATAGTAAACTTTGTTGTCGGCGGAAAAGACAGAAAGGATCTAAACAGGAATGTGAAACTGCTAAAGAACACGCTGCAGGCCAGGCTGCTCTATCTCGACAGTCCGAGGTTTGTTCAAGGGCACCTGCTTGCCGGGAATCTGGGAAAGAGGCTTGTTGTAGATACGACTACTGCTGCTACGCTCTTTCCATTCGTGTCTGCCGACATCGTCGAATTGCCGGATGGCGTATTCCTAGGGGCAAACAAGCTCACCGGTGCTCCAGTCATTTACGACGTGTTCATGCATGACAACTATAACATATCGACTCTGGGCACAAGCGGCAGCGGCAAGTCGTTTTCAACAAAGATAATTGTGAGCAGGATGCTCCAGCGAAATCCTGATGCCGCCCTCTTTGTCTTTGACCCAGAAAACGAGTACATAAAGCTCGGAAACGTATTGGAAGCCAATGTTGTTAAATTTGATCCGCACTCAGATATGGGTCTGGATCCTCTGAAGATCTATTCTTCGATAGACGCTTCGGAGATAATCGCATCGATAACCAGCCTGCCGCAAGACTACCACGCCACGCTTCGCACCATTGCAAATAAAGCGGACGACATACAAGCGCTCTACAACAGCTGTCCTAGGAGCATGCAAGGCTATCTGAAAGATCTGGTTGATGATGGCACTCTGGCTCATGTTTTCAGAGGAAAACCGGTAGAGTTCACAGGCAGGATGATATTCTCGATGAAAGACATTGAAAGCAGCATCGAAAAGAACCTACTTTCCCTGCTGCTCTTTGGAAAGGTATGGAACATGATAAACGACGAATCACATTTGCCCAGGGCAGTACAGAAGATAGTCGTCGTAGACGAAGCATGGCTTTACTTGGCAATTCCTGCCGCAGCCAGATTTCTGGAGAGGACCGCAAGGCTTGGAAGGAAGAGAAATGTCTGCTTCATAATCAACACCCAGAGGGCGGCAGATGTCCTTGGAGAGTCTGACGGAAAGCCGGGACTTGGAAGGTCGATAATTGAAAATAGCGCAACCAAGGTTCTGCTCAGGCAGGACGAGCTGTCTGCAGATGTTGTTG
The sequence above is drawn from the Nitrososphaera viennensis EN76 genome and encodes:
- the upsF gene encoding membrane pilin protein UpsF; amino-acid sequence: MVKADSRITYLIIVALLIACSYIGLHVFVQYSASGFVYTQIAGIMLAGIGVGGVLVLLTYAIELWKKPQYLELRLTWQPNPILVSYIASAAVLYFGIGGMFVLTPVNENYADTLGLVLTGIGVVSLTITAIFHYRGAAKARGSGKGAGKEVTVRPFEHNLALRVVSRNNILSAISKAMSAHLLTPEVIKSGMLINPQILSSKYVFLSLLALVASIPLTVVVLLSLQSYDVPSFPALLSLLAPLAMLVMPYLKLKSMAGDRKRGIEDELPFFCTYASVMQSVGLSLYNSFENIASRNVFANLEKEALMIQRNVQFFFKNQVEALEQAGRVHPNEKFRGLLLGYTSEWRSGGDTVHYLDAKSKELLNDMRFRWQRYTAMVSDIGEVMVSLFFIMPVLILTTAFVFPLQTTVITGAVVAVLIPLLTAVVFMMISNMQPKTYDLIEGKTTFSVVAAIASFAVAYFLSHSTVWIALATSIISTGVFYGAWVIAQRREITQVEKALPQFLRDITEYKKMGYDINRSVFKIAEENLYNATFDALLKNTAKQMRMGLRLSDTEIKVRSWLGRLTFFLLGEIVNSGGGTASALETLTNFVSNVNQIKKEAKSTMHLYEVLTYLTPIGLAFTVALMASLMTAFSSTVASASEVGILKQISSVPDELIQTTNMMIVAASASMAFVAGKAIDLTSKNTLRIAVTVAVAAISISLSTEFVSGIIRMVTG
- a CDS encoding PIN domain-containing protein, whose amino-acid sequence is MSSNIVLDTQALLILYMGEEGSEHVAGLLKQVLDRKIKGYMNVVNLAELYYILGRKSKKVAEEKERNVRSFGVKIVSVKDNALWKEAAMLKANHSLSLADAFAAATAKTLRSKLVTGADPEFDGIDNVQIERVGARR
- a CDS encoding AbrB/MazE/SpoVT family DNA-binding domain-containing protein — its product is MVETVVTVTKKGQATIPKELRDKHKIGKKALAVDTEEGVLLKPVPDPLMEKGSLKELFKGKTSKELIEEARSEEAKREKKLLRRGGKSSSEQ
- a CDS encoding DUF123 domain-containing protein; protein product: MHIGRPAIARTGSLGRLHFEKGVYAYVGSALNGLEPRISRHLSKRKENMHWHIDYLIGSPYASTEYVVMGDKQESRM
- a CDS encoding peptidase associated/transthyretin-like domain-containing protein, yielding MPEVIRSLWFEEIGFIHEKFFDTPMGKLTVRQVVIVFVFGISAWAAFNSVGDDMLKVAITSLLVILGLAFAFQRIKTLTPEQSMMFALFAKRIDVGSARKESAVPPFSTPSASAGQGGTETFDISVLDAGDDTHDTQIQKLVVLVRDPTTGSPLPNKGCEILVDGKSAGKRLTDEEGFLTIPFVPEKPGINTIEVKPEGYAAIVKSITVDVQLPQPRQGGRLHAAKTGQGIQN
- a CDS encoding VirB4 family type IV secretion system protein gives rise to the protein MNNPAGFLTELSCKDRFKYIYEVQPLNFVMLPNSKQQELVERFRQFLNSLNSRIRLVAKKSSKAIPIGDGSYQMQFYRYFVESEENIDDRLSGFSLLYNRISEIPSYTVVRKMSDRIILPEGKMIRTFTLYKLSSTLVEGFVSETYGIADEVSIVIVPVIQEQATAKMNKYTKFLSGMILADQQKRRTSPYELVQRHTMAQQTLELLTNGQTRLFKIIVNFVVGGKDRKDLNRNVKLLKNTLQARLLYLDSPRFVQGHLLAGNLGKRLVVDTTTAATLFPFVSADIVELPDGVFLGANKLTGAPVIYDVFMHDNYNISTLGTSGSGKSFSTKIIVSRMLQRNPDAALFVFDPENEYIKLGNVLEANVVKFDPHSDMGLDPLKIYSSIDASEIIASITSLPQDYHATLRTIANKADDIQALYNSCPRSMQGYLKDLVDDGTLAHVFRGKPVEFTGRMIFSMKDIESSIEKNLLSLLLFGKVWNMINDESHLPRAVQKIVVVDEAWLYLAIPAAARFLERTARLGRKRNVCFIINTQRAADVLGESDGKPGLGRSIIENSATKVLLRQDELSADVVARAFGLSEREREHLVELDSGNGFLIAQNVHVPIKFIASEEEEQIFTTRPSDQV